The following is a genomic window from Deinococcus reticulitermitis.
CCGCCGCGCCCTCCATCTCGGCGCAGGCGGCCCCGAACTCCTTCCACAGCCGCCCCACGCCCTCCTGCGAGGCGATGAACTGATCGCCGCTCGCCACCCGGCCCGCGACCACCCGCACGCCCCCCACTTCCGCCGCCGCTTGCAGGGCGATCTCGCGCAGCTCGGGGTCGGCCTCCCACGCCGCTGCCTCGCCCGGCACGGTCCCGAGCGGATAGCCCAGCGCCCGCACGTCCACGTCGTGCTGCACGAGGTCGGTGCTCACCACGATGTCACCGACCCGCAGCTCGGGGTGCACGCCGCCGGCCACCCCGGTAAAGATCACCCGGGTCGCGCCCTGGCTCAGCAGGTGCGCGGTGGTCAGCGCCGCGTTCACCTTGCCGATGCCGCCGCGCGTGAGCAGCACGGGCACCCCGTCGAGCACGCCCCGGTGCAGGGTGGCGCCGGGCAGGGTCAGGTCCTGACGTTCCTGCAACTCCGCGAGCAAAAGCTCGATTTCCTCATCCATCGCTCCGATGATCGCCAGCATGGGGGTCAGCATAGCCCGCCCCCGCTGCCGGGCCCGTCCCGTATCCTCAGCCCATGACCGAAGCTCAGCGGCCCGCCTCACCGGTCCTCCCGGACGCGTTTCATCCGGACACGTTCTACGGA
Proteins encoded in this region:
- a CDS encoding 5'-methylthioadenosine/adenosylhomocysteine nucleosidase; this encodes MLAIIGAMDEEIELLLAELQERQDLTLPGATLHRGVLDGVPVLLTRGGIGKVNAALTTAHLLSQGATRVIFTGVAGGVHPELRVGDIVVSTDLVQHDVDVRALGYPLGTVPGEAAAWEADPELREIALQAAAEVGGVRVVAGRVASGDQFIASQEGVGRLWKEFGAACAEMEGAAVAQVCAKAGVPFVVIRSVSDTADHAADVDYRTFMPLVARHAKQVVRGMLGRLGGEGGAGAAE